The following coding sequences lie in one Desulfonatronum thiodismutans genomic window:
- the ilvD gene encoding dihydroxy-acid dehydratase gives MRSDTMTKGLEKAPHRSLLHALGMTRDEMRRPLIGVVNSANEVVPGHIHLHTISRAVKDGIRSAGGTPMEFPVIGICDGLAMNHPGMHYSLPSREIIADSIEAMAMGHPFDALVCIPNCDKVVPAMLMAMLRLNIPSILVSGGPMLAGAWQGKAVDLISVFEGVGKVRKGQMTQDELDELETCACPGCGSCSGMFTANSMNCLSEAIGLALPGNGTIPAVTAARIRLAKQAGAQVMTLLEKNIRPRDIVTPASVRNAVTADMALGCSTNTVLHLPAIFAEANLDLNLDIFDELSRSTPNLCRLSPAGSDHIEDLHRAGGIQAVLAELAKAELLDLSVQTVTGASLGDNLRALKAAVLDDRVIRPITAPYSPEGGIAILKGSLAPDGAVVKQSAVAPEMLVRTSTARVFEGEEEAVAAILEGRINPGDALIIRNEGPKGGPGMREMLTPTSAIAGMGLDKDVALITDGRFSGGTRGAAIGHASPEAVEGGPIGLVQEGDRIEIDIPGRKLNLLVDDRELAARREKWKPREREITSPFLRRYARLAASAAKGAVFAR, from the coding sequence ATGCGTAGCGACACCATGACCAAAGGCCTGGAAAAAGCCCCTCATCGCTCCCTTCTGCACGCCCTGGGGATGACCAGGGACGAAATGCGTCGCCCTCTGATCGGCGTGGTCAACTCGGCCAACGAGGTGGTTCCAGGCCATATTCACCTGCACACCATCTCACGGGCGGTCAAGGACGGCATCCGCTCCGCCGGGGGCACGCCCATGGAGTTTCCGGTGATCGGGATTTGCGACGGGCTGGCGATGAATCATCCGGGCATGCACTACAGCCTGCCCAGCCGGGAGATCATCGCGGACTCCATCGAGGCCATGGCCATGGGCCATCCCTTCGACGCCCTGGTCTGCATCCCTAACTGCGACAAGGTGGTTCCGGCCATGCTCATGGCCATGCTCAGGTTGAACATCCCATCCATCCTGGTCAGCGGGGGGCCCATGCTGGCCGGAGCGTGGCAGGGCAAGGCCGTGGACCTGATCTCCGTCTTCGAGGGCGTGGGCAAGGTGCGCAAGGGGCAGATGACCCAGGATGAACTGGACGAATTGGAAACCTGCGCCTGTCCCGGCTGCGGCTCCTGTTCGGGGATGTTCACGGCCAACTCCATGAACTGTCTGTCCGAGGCCATCGGCCTGGCCCTGCCCGGCAACGGGACCATCCCCGCCGTCACCGCGGCCCGGATCCGCCTGGCCAAACAGGCCGGGGCCCAGGTCATGACACTGCTGGAAAAGAACATCCGGCCCCGAGACATCGTCACCCCGGCGTCGGTGCGCAACGCCGTGACCGCAGACATGGCCCTGGGCTGCTCCACGAACACCGTGCTCCATTTGCCGGCCATCTTCGCCGAGGCGAATCTGGACCTGAACCTGGACATCTTTGATGAACTGAGCCGCTCCACGCCGAACCTGTGCCGACTTTCCCCGGCGGGCAGCGACCACATCGAGGATCTGCACCGGGCCGGAGGCATCCAGGCGGTGTTGGCCGAACTGGCCAAGGCCGAACTGCTGGATCTCTCGGTCCAGACCGTCACCGGCGCCAGTCTCGGTGACAATCTGCGGGCCTTAAAGGCCGCTGTGCTGGACGACCGGGTCATTCGTCCGATCACCGCGCCCTACAGCCCCGAGGGCGGCATAGCCATCCTCAAGGGATCCCTGGCCCCGGACGGCGCGGTGGTCAAACAGTCCGCCGTGGCCCCGGAGATGCTGGTCCGCACCTCCACGGCCCGGGTTTTCGAGGGCGAGGAAGAAGCCGTGGCGGCCATTCTCGAAGGCCGGATCAACCCTGGCGACGCGCTGATCATCCGCAACGAGGGCCCCAAGGGCGGCCCCGGAATGCGCGAAATGCTCACCCCCACCTCGGCCATTGCCGGGATGGGCCTGGACAAGGACGTGGCCCTGATCACCGACGGCCGGTTCAGCGGCGGCACCCGCGGCGCGGCCATCGGTCACGCCTCCCCGGAAGCGGTGGAAGGCGGCCCCATCGGGCTGGTCCAGGAAGGCGACCGCATTGAGATCGACATCCCCGGTAGAAAGCTGAACCTTCTGGTGGACGACCGGGAGCTCGCGGCCCGACGGGAAAAATGGAAGCCACGGGAACGGGAAATCACTTCCCCCTTCCTGCGCCGCTACGCCCGCTTGGCGGCTTCTGCGGCCAAGGGCGCGGTGTTTGCCAGATAA
- a CDS encoding cell division protein FtsX, whose product MFRIVLKLMLQGVTDIRRHPWIQVLTLAAVTLVAFLGGLFLLVLHNLDLELQRAGGDIQFQIYWQPEAEQELVRTQWDALRELEHLAEIKTFSGDQALELLMQRLGGTGDFVWLQGHNPLPATALLTFSVRDDDQQTWAKATYLYLESLEGVEKVSFNPLQLDLARGWARFSNQVIWPLILFLGVVLALVVGNTIKLSQLHRRNEVEILRLVGAARWYIQLPMLVTGAVLGLLGGILALLMLKGVQLSLRDLLHFPPLWLRLDYLPSPQILGFLAVLVGMGILSSWVALWEKR is encoded by the coding sequence ATGTTCCGTATCGTGCTCAAGCTGATGCTCCAGGGAGTGACGGATATCCGTCGTCATCCCTGGATCCAGGTACTCACCCTGGCCGCCGTGACCCTGGTTGCCTTCCTGGGCGGGCTGTTCCTGCTCGTGCTGCATAATCTGGATCTGGAGCTGCAACGCGCCGGCGGGGACATCCAGTTCCAGATCTACTGGCAGCCGGAGGCGGAACAGGAACTGGTCCGGACCCAGTGGGACGCCTTGCGGGAGCTGGAGCACCTCGCGGAGATCAAGACTTTTTCCGGAGACCAGGCCCTGGAACTGCTCATGCAGCGACTCGGCGGGACCGGGGACTTCGTCTGGCTGCAAGGCCACAATCCCCTTCCAGCCACGGCTCTGCTGACCTTCTCGGTCCGGGACGACGACCAGCAGACCTGGGCCAAGGCCACATATCTGTATCTGGAGTCCCTGGAGGGGGTGGAGAAGGTCAGCTTCAATCCTCTGCAATTGGACCTGGCCCGAGGTTGGGCCCGGTTCAGCAATCAGGTTATCTGGCCGCTGATCCTTTTTCTCGGCGTGGTTCTGGCCCTGGTGGTGGGCAACACCATCAAGCTGTCCCAACTGCACCGCCGGAACGAGGTGGAAATCCTACGCCTGGTCGGCGCGGCCCGGTGGTACATCCAACTGCCCATGCTCGTCACCGGCGCCGTGCTCGGCCTGCTCGGCGGAATTCTGGCCCTGTTGATGCTCAAAGGCGTCCAACTCAGCCTGCGAGACCTGCTCCACTTCCCGCCCCTGTGGCTGCGCCTGGACTATCTGCCGTCCCCTCAGATTCTGGGTTTTCTGGCCGTTCTCGTGGGCATGGGAATTTTGAGCAGCTGGGTGGCGTTGTGGGAAAAAAGATGA
- the ftsE gene encoding cell division ATP-binding protein FtsE — MISLRHVSYSFGTQWALKNISLELRKGDFLFLVGPSGAGKTTLLRLLHGAIPLKRGQGTVAGFDLHTLKARRIHLLRREVSVVFQDFKILPERTVFANVALALEVRNMPRTHTERRVRAVLRGLDLENKMHVPCAQLSGGEQQRVAIARAVVVGPQLLLADEPTGNLDRELAMRLMSIFLQFHAHGTTIVLATHNQEILACVPDAKILHLEDGAVNWTNWDMDVPT; from the coding sequence ATGATCAGCCTGCGCCACGTTTCCTACAGCTTCGGGACCCAGTGGGCCCTGAAGAACATCTCCCTGGAGCTTCGCAAGGGCGATTTCCTGTTCCTGGTGGGGCCCAGCGGCGCGGGTAAGACCACCCTGCTCCGCCTGCTCCACGGCGCGATACCCCTGAAACGGGGCCAGGGAACCGTGGCCGGGTTCGACCTTCATACCCTCAAGGCCCGGCGGATTCACCTCCTGCGCCGGGAGGTAAGCGTGGTGTTTCAGGACTTCAAAATCCTGCCGGAACGCACCGTGTTCGCCAACGTGGCCCTGGCCCTGGAAGTGCGGAACATGCCCCGCACCCACACCGAACGGCGGGTCCGGGCGGTCCTCCGGGGCCTGGACCTGGAAAACAAGATGCACGTTCCCTGCGCCCAACTCTCCGGCGGCGAACAACAGCGGGTGGCCATCGCCCGGGCCGTGGTGGTGGGGCCGCAACTGCTCCTGGCCGACGAGCCCACCGGCAACCTGGACCGGGAATTGGCCATGCGCCTGATGAGCATCTTCCTCCAGTTTCACGCCCACGGCACGACCATCGTCCTGGCCACCCACAACCAGGAAATCCTGGCCTGCGTGCCGGACGCCAAGATTTTGCACCTTGAGGACGGGGCCGTGAACTGGACCAACTGGGACATGGACGTTCCGACATGA
- a CDS encoding vitamin B12-dependent ribonucleotide reductase, with translation MTSPSIAAGIVSEPTTVPDDLPHPVLPPNAEVVLNKRYLRKGGQGEILETPQELYWRVASAIAEEEAKYPASPYSVDELAHRFYELMTTYRFLPNSPTLMNAGTDLGQLAACFVLPVGDSMEEIFDAIKYAALIHKSGGGTGFSFSRLRPQKSRVGSTGGIASGPISFLRIFNTATEQVKQGGTRRGANMGILRVDHPDVLDFIRAKERDGDLNNFNLSIGLTEVFMQAVEKDEEYDLFAPHTKQVKARLNAREVFGLLVQKAWESGDPGIIFLDRINRDNPTPKQGEIESTNPCGEQPLLPYEACNLGSINLSRYVQNSGKDDILWDDLKRDIHLCVRFLDNVIDASRYPLEKITETVRMNRKIGLGVMGWADLLFRLHIPYNSQEALNLAEKIMHFVQFESQSASKKLAEERGPFPAFAESTFAEHNQGPFRNATTTTIAPTGTLSILAGCSSGVEPLFALSFVRQVMDGERLLEANSWFEQALHEAECHSPKLMEEVAAKGTIHHIDYLPEDVRKVFVTAHDIEPIWHLKMQAAFQKFTDNAVSKTVNLPHAATQEDIWNIYWMAYEMGCKGVTVYRDGCKSTQVLCTGDGGKPKEAEKSHRVVRDRPDVVYGFTQKVKTGYGFLYLTVNEVDGRPFEVFATIGKSGRSITAKAEAIGRLVSLALRSGVGVEDIVSQLKGIGGEHPVFQKKDMLLSIPDAVSWILESRYLQGRKAEMTNSLVKPECPDCGKELIFQEGCFVCQGCGYTKCG, from the coding sequence GTGACGTCACCCTCCATTGCCGCCGGCATTGTTTCGGAACCGACGACGGTTCCCGATGACCTTCCCCATCCCGTTCTGCCGCCCAACGCCGAAGTCGTTCTGAACAAGCGCTATCTGCGCAAGGGTGGCCAAGGGGAAATCCTGGAAACGCCCCAGGAACTCTATTGGCGCGTGGCCTCAGCCATCGCCGAGGAAGAGGCCAAATACCCGGCTTCTCCGTATTCCGTGGACGAGTTGGCCCATCGGTTTTACGAGCTGATGACCACATACCGCTTCCTGCCAAACTCGCCGACCTTGATGAACGCGGGCACGGATCTCGGTCAACTGGCCGCCTGTTTCGTGCTCCCGGTGGGAGACTCCATGGAGGAGATTTTCGACGCCATCAAGTACGCGGCCCTGATCCACAAATCCGGCGGCGGAACGGGCTTTTCCTTCTCCCGCCTGCGGCCCCAGAAAAGCCGGGTCGGCTCCACCGGCGGCATCGCCTCCGGACCGATCTCCTTTTTGCGGATCTTCAACACGGCCACGGAGCAGGTCAAACAGGGCGGAACCCGGCGCGGCGCGAACATGGGCATCCTCCGGGTGGACCATCCGGATGTTCTGGATTTCATCCGGGCCAAGGAACGAGACGGGGATCTGAACAACTTCAATCTTTCCATTGGATTGACGGAAGTGTTCATGCAGGCCGTGGAAAAAGACGAGGAATATGACCTTTTCGCGCCACACACAAAACAGGTCAAGGCCCGACTCAACGCCCGCGAGGTGTTCGGCCTGCTGGTCCAAAAGGCCTGGGAAAGCGGCGACCCCGGCATCATCTTCCTGGACCGCATCAACCGCGACAATCCCACCCCCAAGCAGGGCGAAATCGAGAGCACGAATCCTTGCGGTGAACAACCGCTACTCCCCTACGAGGCTTGCAACCTCGGTTCCATCAATCTTTCCAGGTATGTCCAGAACTCCGGCAAGGACGACATCCTTTGGGACGACCTGAAGCGGGACATTCATCTTTGCGTCCGTTTTCTGGACAACGTCATCGACGCGTCGCGCTATCCGCTGGAAAAGATCACCGAGACCGTCCGGATGAACCGCAAGATCGGACTGGGCGTTATGGGCTGGGCCGACCTGTTGTTCCGGCTGCATATTCCCTACAACAGCCAGGAAGCCCTGAATTTGGCCGAAAAGATTATGCATTTCGTTCAGTTCGAGTCCCAAAGCGCTTCCAAAAAGCTGGCCGAGGAACGCGGACCCTTTCCGGCCTTCGCGGAGTCCACCTTCGCCGAACACAATCAGGGGCCGTTTCGCAACGCCACCACCACGACCATCGCGCCTACGGGCACCCTGTCCATCCTGGCCGGCTGCTCGTCCGGTGTGGAGCCGCTCTTCGCCTTGAGCTTCGTGCGTCAGGTCATGGACGGGGAACGGCTGCTGGAGGCCAACTCCTGGTTCGAGCAGGCCCTGCACGAGGCCGAATGCCACAGCCCCAAACTGATGGAGGAAGTTGCGGCCAAAGGAACCATTCATCATATCGACTACCTGCCGGAGGACGTCCGCAAGGTCTTCGTCACGGCCCACGACATCGAGCCGATCTGGCACCTGAAAATGCAGGCCGCCTTCCAGAAGTTCACGGACAACGCCGTGTCCAAGACCGTGAATCTGCCCCACGCGGCCACCCAGGAGGACATCTGGAACATTTACTGGATGGCCTATGAAATGGGGTGCAAAGGCGTCACGGTCTACCGGGACGGCTGCAAAAGCACCCAGGTGCTCTGCACCGGAGACGGCGGCAAGCCCAAGGAGGCGGAAAAGTCCCATCGCGTGGTCCGGGATCGACCGGACGTGGTCTACGGCTTCACCCAGAAGGTCAAGACCGGCTATGGTTTTCTGTATCTCACGGTGAACGAGGTGGACGGGCGGCCCTTCGAGGTCTTCGCCACCATCGGCAAGTCCGGAAGGTCCATCACGGCCAAGGCCGAGGCCATCGGTCGGCTGGTCTCCCTGGCCCTGCGTTCCGGAGTGGGCGTGGAGGACATCGTCAGTCAGCTCAAGGGCATTGGCGGCGAGCACCCGGTGTTCCAGAAAAAGGACATGCTGCTGTCCATCCCGGACGCCGTGTCCTGGATTCTTGAAAGCCGGTATCTCCAGGGCCGCAAGGCTGAAATGACCAATTCGCTGGTCAAGCCGGAATGCCCGGACTGCGGCAAGGAGCTGATCTTCCAGGAAGGCTGCTTCGTCTGCCAGGGTTGCGGCTACACCAAATGCGGATGA
- a CDS encoding ABC transporter substrate-binding protein, whose protein sequence is MKKQVVTFIATLALLCVSGTAPAGQPIKIGAFFALSGPAAFIGTPTKLVAEMAVDRINQAGGINGRPLELVVADTESDPQKALLAARRLVERERVTALVGPTRTDTGMAVKAYLHQRQMPTVMTVGGDPVIMGGRFGDFDWIFKSPQRSSVAVSRVYEYLQSQGVTRVGLLTAGDGFGRDGLTWLTSLAEDFGITITANEQFAPTDTDMTTQLVKIRATNPEFIICWTIGPAAALVSKNVQQLGLNIPLMHCHGIPDPKYLELAGDAAEGTYMPSTKLMAADQLPDDDPQKAVVTEFIRLYREVYDFERQYPLNTHSGYAWDAIMLIANALREVGPDNPTAIRDAIRQTSGFVGVSGIFTLSEEDHNGLDTDSLIIVKVDQGRWMIQ, encoded by the coding sequence ATGAAAAAACAAGTTGTTACTTTTATCGCAACCCTGGCCCTGCTCTGCGTTTCCGGAACCGCTCCCGCCGGACAACCCATCAAGATCGGCGCGTTCTTCGCCCTCTCCGGACCGGCGGCGTTCATCGGCACGCCCACCAAGCTGGTGGCGGAAATGGCCGTGGACCGGATCAATCAGGCCGGGGGCATCAACGGTCGCCCTCTGGAACTGGTCGTCGCGGATACGGAGAGCGATCCCCAGAAGGCTCTGCTGGCCGCCCGCCGACTGGTGGAGCGGGAGCGGGTCACGGCCCTGGTCGGACCGACCCGTACGGACACCGGCATGGCGGTCAAGGCCTATCTGCATCAGCGCCAAATGCCCACCGTGATGACCGTGGGCGGAGATCCCGTAATCATGGGCGGACGCTTCGGAGACTTCGACTGGATCTTCAAAAGCCCGCAGCGTTCCTCCGTGGCCGTGAGCCGGGTCTATGAGTATTTACAAAGCCAAGGCGTGACCCGGGTCGGCCTGCTCACGGCCGGCGACGGCTTCGGCCGGGACGGTCTGACCTGGTTGACCAGTCTGGCCGAGGATTTCGGGATCACCATCACGGCCAACGAGCAGTTCGCCCCCACGGACACGGACATGACCACCCAACTGGTCAAAATCCGAGCCACGAATCCCGAATTCATCATCTGCTGGACCATCGGCCCGGCCGCGGCCCTGGTCAGCAAGAACGTCCAGCAGCTGGGTCTGAACATTCCCCTGATGCACTGCCACGGGATTCCGGACCCCAAGTATCTGGAACTGGCCGGCGACGCCGCCGAAGGCACCTACATGCCTTCCACCAAGCTGATGGCCGCGGACCAGCTTCCGGACGACGATCCGCAAAAGGCCGTGGTTACGGAATTCATCCGGCTCTATCGCGAAGTGTACGACTTCGAGCGCCAGTATCCCCTGAACACCCACTCCGGCTACGCCTGGGACGCGATCATGCTCATCGCCAACGCCCTGCGCGAGGTCGGCCCGGACAATCCAACGGCTATCCGGGACGCCATCCGTCAAACCTCCGGCTTCGTCGGGGTCAGCGGCATCTTCACCCTGTCCGAGGAAGACCACAACGGCCTGGATACCGACTCCCTGATCATCGTCAAGGTGGATCAGGGCCGCTGGATGATACAGTAG
- the thiL gene encoding thiamine-phosphate kinase: MTTAIPLAPPHPDGLRSEDAFLALIDRYFPSTHHRLPLGRGDDCAVIDCRESLCVSSDLFLEDAHFRMAYFAPENIGYKALAVNISDIAAMGAKPLGFVLNLMAPKHLERGFWEAFFRGMAELAAEHDLYLAGGDLSDAPYLGVAVTIWGERPEGGRFLRRVQARPGDVLFLVGEIGLARLGLALLEGGLNPNTIKNNSTPADCPVAVQAHLRPVMRVSTATALSRTPEVRGMMDVSDGLARDLPRFLGAGLGCSLTLGTEALHPELRLFARQSGVDGAEWAVLGGEDYALLGVVAATDWERLREINSTVRRLGVVTAEPGILLNGKKMRSQGFDHFQR; this comes from the coding sequence ATGACCACCGCAATCCCCCTTGCCCCCCCCCATCCCGACGGCCTTCGCTCCGAAGACGCCTTTCTGGCCCTGATCGACCGCTATTTTCCCAGCACCCACCACCGGCTGCCTCTTGGCCGGGGCGATGATTGCGCCGTGATCGACTGCCGGGAATCCCTGTGCGTGTCCTCGGATTTATTTTTGGAGGACGCCCATTTCCGGATGGCCTACTTCGCGCCGGAGAATATCGGCTACAAAGCCCTGGCCGTGAACATCAGCGACATCGCGGCCATGGGGGCCAAACCCCTGGGGTTCGTCCTGAACCTGATGGCCCCCAAACACCTGGAACGTGGATTCTGGGAAGCCTTTTTTCGCGGCATGGCCGAACTGGCCGCGGAACATGACCTGTATCTGGCCGGAGGCGATCTCTCCGATGCGCCGTATCTGGGCGTGGCCGTGACCATCTGGGGGGAACGGCCCGAGGGCGGCAGGTTTCTGCGCCGGGTTCAAGCCCGACCTGGAGACGTGCTTTTTCTGGTGGGCGAAATAGGCTTGGCCAGGCTGGGATTGGCCCTTCTCGAGGGCGGCCTGAATCCAAATACCATCAAGAACAACTCGACTCCGGCGGATTGCCCCGTCGCGGTCCAGGCCCATTTGCGACCCGTCATGCGGGTCTCGACGGCCACGGCGTTGAGCCGGACACCCGAGGTACGCGGCATGATGGACGTTTCCGACGGGCTGGCCCGTGATTTACCGCGTTTCCTGGGGGCGGGCCTGGGATGTTCCCTGACCCTGGGCACTGAGGCGCTACATCCGGAATTGCGCCTGTTTGCCCGGCAAAGCGGGGTGGACGGGGCCGAATGGGCGGTGCTGGGAGGGGAAGACTACGCATTGCTGGGAGTTGTAGCGGCAACGGATTGGGAGCGGCTGCGGGAAATAAATTCCACGGTACGGCGATTGGGCGTCGTGACGGCGGAACCCGGAATCCTTCTCAATGGAAAAAAAATGCGATCTCAAGGTTTTGATCATTTTCAACGCTGA
- a CDS encoding UPF0182 family membrane protein — protein MLFSFGPGPQGPYDPRDPFPQFKVEEMDFSKFHRFLRLGLLGLALIILWSGLNWAQGFYTDWLWYSSLDHQSVLWKVVTTKVWLYVGAVLVFLALAVPNLVAVVRITGRMFPRGGHKLPPGIYDSARSVLIWLAGGVVALGAFMLASGPAGEWNVVLRYLHQVPFGEADPIFNNDYSFYIFSLPALEFFRSWLVGLTVLVAIIVAAFYYMNSILRGEAFAFRGPILSHLAVLGAFLFVLIAAGHWLSRYDLLYSTMGAVYGVGYTDNLFNLPSRAFMAVVALVAAGALLAAAKTGRKELAVWSVGAWFGLNIVLGSLVPGLIQRLVVEPSELARETTYLANNISHTRQAFGLEGLRSMSHPALGEVDHATVEANQGTIQNIRLWDEGPLMQSYNQIQFFRLYYDFLAVHTDRYTVNGELRQVMLATRELSAEKLPTEAQRWVNRHLQFTHGYGVAMSPVTEVQSGGRPDFFVRDLPPTGEIPLDRPELYYGLKSLDYVIVNSRMQEFNFPGPDGPVYTHYEGDGGVQLGSFFRRLMYAWQFKDVNILISGEVTPESRIQYRRTVPERFTTVTPFLLRDREAYSVVADGRLYWIQDAYTTTNRYPYSTPWERRFNYIRNSVKAVVDAYHGTLTYYVFDESDPLISTYQAMFPDLFKPQSEMPEHLRAHVRYPQDLFTVQTQMLLQYHMEDPVVFYNKEDQWSVPMQHSFGQTEILRPYYIVARLPGEEKEEFLLIQPFTPINRHNLVGWMAARSDGENYGDMILFRFPTGRHVDGPSQVEARIDNDAVISEQFTLWGQVGSEVFRGILLVIPIGDSILYAEPVFLRPETIDFPELRRIILADSRQVVMHQTLDASISALVGDLPPVAPVVETVEDEDAPRPLIQLPDFNQGLRDAVDKLQEVVDQLRRLMQ, from the coding sequence ATGCTGTTTTCTTTTGGCCCCGGTCCCCAAGGCCCATACGACCCGCGGGATCCATTTCCGCAGTTCAAGGTCGAGGAGATGGATTTTTCCAAGTTCCATCGCTTCCTGCGGTTGGGCCTGCTTGGTTTGGCGTTGATCATCCTGTGGTCCGGACTGAACTGGGCCCAGGGCTTTTACACCGACTGGCTCTGGTACAGTTCCCTGGACCATCAAAGCGTGCTTTGGAAGGTCGTGACCACCAAAGTGTGGTTGTATGTGGGAGCGGTGCTCGTCTTCCTGGCCCTGGCCGTCCCCAATCTGGTCGCGGTGGTCCGGATAACCGGGCGGATGTTTCCCCGGGGCGGGCACAAGTTGCCGCCGGGGATTTACGACTCCGCCCGGAGCGTGCTGATCTGGCTTGCCGGCGGCGTCGTGGCCCTGGGGGCATTCATGCTGGCCTCCGGACCGGCAGGAGAGTGGAACGTCGTCCTGCGCTACCTGCATCAGGTGCCTTTCGGCGAGGCCGACCCGATCTTCAACAACGACTATTCCTTTTACATCTTCAGCTTGCCCGCCCTGGAATTTTTCCGCTCCTGGCTGGTGGGCCTGACCGTGCTCGTGGCGATCATCGTCGCGGCCTTCTACTACATGAACAGCATCCTGCGCGGCGAGGCCTTTGCCTTCCGGGGGCCGATTCTTTCGCATCTGGCCGTCCTGGGCGCGTTCCTTTTCGTGCTTATCGCCGCGGGCCATTGGCTGTCCAGGTACGACCTGCTCTATTCGACTATGGGCGCGGTCTACGGGGTGGGCTATACGGACAATCTGTTCAACCTGCCCTCCAGGGCGTTCATGGCCGTGGTGGCCTTGGTCGCCGCGGGGGCGCTCCTGGCCGCGGCCAAGACCGGGCGCAAGGAATTGGCCGTCTGGTCCGTGGGCGCGTGGTTCGGCTTGAACATCGTCCTGGGCAGCCTGGTTCCCGGGCTGATCCAGCGTTTGGTCGTGGAACCCAGTGAATTGGCTCGGGAAACGACCTACTTGGCCAACAACATCAGCCACACCCGTCAGGCCTTTGGTCTGGAGGGGCTGCGGTCCATGAGCCATCCGGCCCTGGGCGAGGTGGACCATGCCACGGTGGAGGCCAACCAGGGCACCATCCAGAACATCCGGCTCTGGGATGAAGGCCCGCTGATGCAGAGCTACAACCAGATCCAGTTCTTCCGCCTGTACTACGACTTCCTGGCCGTGCATACCGATCGCTATACCGTGAACGGCGAACTGCGTCAGGTCATGCTGGCCACCCGGGAGCTTTCCGCGGAAAAACTTCCCACCGAGGCCCAGCGCTGGGTCAACCGGCACCTCCAGTTCACCCACGGCTACGGCGTGGCCATGAGCCCGGTGACCGAGGTCCAGTCCGGCGGCCGTCCGGACTTTTTCGTCCGCGACCTTCCGCCCACCGGGGAGATTCCCCTGGACCGCCCGGAACTCTACTACGGCCTGAAGAGCCTGGATTATGTGATCGTGAACAGCCGGATGCAGGAGTTCAATTTCCCCGGCCCGGACGGTCCGGTGTACACTCACTATGAGGGTGACGGCGGGGTCCAGCTCGGCTCCTTCTTCCGCCGCCTGATGTACGCCTGGCAGTTCAAGGACGTGAACATCCTGATTTCCGGAGAGGTCACGCCGGAAAGCCGTATCCAGTACCGGCGCACAGTACCGGAGCGCTTCACCACCGTGACCCCGTTCCTGCTGCGCGACCGGGAAGCCTACTCCGTGGTGGCCGACGGTCGGCTGTACTGGATCCAGGACGCTTACACCACCACGAATCGTTATCCCTATTCCACGCCCTGGGAGCGTCGGTTTAACTACATCCGCAACAGCGTCAAGGCCGTTGTGGATGCCTATCACGGAACCCTGACCTACTACGTGTTCGACGAAAGTGATCCGCTGATCAGCACCTATCAGGCCATGTTCCCGGACCTGTTCAAACCCCAGTCCGAGATGCCGGAGCACCTCCGGGCCCATGTGCGCTATCCCCAGGATCTGTTCACGGTTCAGACCCAGATGCTGCTACAGTACCACATGGAAGACCCGGTGGTCTTCTACAACAAAGAAGACCAGTGGTCCGTGCCCATGCAGCATTCCTTCGGCCAGACGGAAATCCTGCGGCCCTACTATATCGTAGCCCGCCTGCCAGGCGAAGAGAAGGAAGAGTTCCTGCTCATCCAGCCCTTCACGCCCATCAACCGGCACAATCTGGTGGGCTGGATGGCCGCGCGCAGCGACGGGGAGAATTACGGAGACATGATCCTGTTCCGCTTCCCCACGGGCCGCCACGTGGACGGTCCCAGCCAGGTGGAGGCGCGCATCGACAACGACGCGGTCATCTCCGAGCAGTTCACCTTGTGGGGCCAGGTCGGCTCCGAGGTCTTCCGGGGCATTCTCCTGGTCATCCCCATCGGGGATTCCATCCTCTACGCCGAACCGGTCTTCCTGCGCCCGGAAACCATTGATTTTCCGGAGCTGCGGCGGATCATCCTGGCCGACTCCCGGCAGGTGGTCATGCACCAAACCCTGGACGCCTCCATCAGCGCCCTGGTGGGCGACCTCCCACCCGTGGCCCCGGTGGTGGAGACCGTGGAAGATGAGGATGCGCCGAGGCCGCTGATTCAGCTTCCGGACTTCAACCAGGGCCTGCGGGACGCCGTGGACAAGCTCCAGGAAGTGGTGGATCAGTTGCGTCGATTGATGCAGTAG